DNA from Bradyrhizobium diazoefficiens USDA 110:
CCCTGGCGTGCCGTCATCCGCATCCATGGCGCCGCGCTGAGGCAGGAGGTTCATCTGCGATTTGAACCAGGCCTGTGCGATTTGCTGCGGCGGCTTGCCCTCGTGCAGCGAGCGCAGCGCGACCACGCCACTCTGGACGGCGTTCAGGGATTCGCGAAGCCGACGCGCCGCCTGATCCGCGGCAACGATGTCGCTCCCGGCAATGGCGTGCCGCAGATCCATCTCAGCACCCGCCAAGCGATCGGTCTCCGCGCTGATCCGCTCGCGCGCCTGGATCTCCAGATTGCTCCGCTGTTCGGCGGACAGCGACGGCATCTCCATCAATGCCGGATAAAACTCCTTGCGCGGCCGGCCCATCATGCCGTCCATTCCGCCCATCATCCCCGGCGTGGCGCCGCCGGGCGGCGCGCCGGCCGCACCGCCTGCGGAGCCGGACGCTGCGGGATGATGTGCGGCGTGGTCGTCCTCTGCCTGCGCCAGCTCCCAACCCTGAGCGACCTGCCCTGTCGGATGCGCGCGGCCGAGGCCGAAGTCCGATGCGAGCGCGGCATTCGCCACAAGCTGGCTCGTGAGGACGACGAGCGCAGACAGGCCGGCTCGACATCGAAGGGGCAGACCGAACATGATCTCGCTCTCGATTCCAGCGCTCAGAACGACGCAATCAGAGGCAGCAGGATCGTGTCTGCGGTCTGTTTCTGGCTCTCGTTCAACGACGCGTAGAGCCGCGTGAAGGCCACGCGAGCCGCCTTGAGCGCCTCCAGGCGCTCGGACAGGTGCCGCTCGTAATGCTCCAGACGGTCCGCGCTTCCCAGCCTGTCATCCATCGCGAGCATCTTGCGCGCATCCAGCAGGTGCTGCCGGCTCGACCGCAAGGCATCCGCCACATTATTCCAATCGGCAACCTGCTTGTCGCTGATCTGCAATTCCGCCTTCAGAAATGCGATCCGCCCTTCGAGCCGCTCGGTCACGTCCGCCGGGCCACTCATCGCGCCGTTGCTGCCAGACGAACTCATCTGGCCGCGCATCATCTTCTCCATCATTTGCATCATCTGCATCATGCCGGAATTGTCCTGGCAGCCGGCGCCCTGGCAGTCCCGCATCTGGCCTTGCGGCGGCATCTTCATCTTGTCGTCGTTCATCTGACCGCCGCTCATGTTCTGCGGCTGACCCGATGGCTGTCCCGTATTCATCTTGCCGCTGGAATCCGACGGTGCGGGCATCTTCGACATCTTGTCGTCGTCCATCATCGCGACGCGAGTCAGATCGGTTGCAGCGACTGCGGACGACAGTCCACCCGGACCCAGCACGAGGGCGGCAAGGGCGGCTGCGCTCACGACAAATTTCTTCGGACGATTCATGGTCATTCTCCAGGGTTTGATTCGGATGGTCGTCTGCTCATCGATTTCGGCGATGAGGGCAGCGAGGTGCGGGTCAGGCCATATAGACGCGACGCGCCGGAAACTCTTACGCACGGAGGTGTCAAAGGCCGCTGCGTGCTGCATCGCTCACCTCCCTGTCATGCCTTCGCCACGGCCATCGCCCCTCGATTTCAATCTGGAGCGAGAAGCTCAGGAAGGTGCGGATCACGATGATCAAGGCCAGGATGCCGAGCCGGTCGAACGACGGCACGATCGCGACCATTCCGATGATGTCGGCGGCAATCAGGAATTCGAGGCCAAGCAGGATGCCGCGACCGAGGTTCGCGCGATAGGAACGAAATGCGTCTGCAGGCGCACCGCGCCGCATCTCGTTCAACGACCAGACCGTTGCGGCAACCACGCCGCACACGATCACCACCACGCCAAGCAGCTCGATCGTCGATGCGGTCCAGTGCAGGCCATGCAGGATGACGCCCTGCACGTCCTCGGTGAAAACCAACTCGGAAGTTATCATTCGCCCGCCTCCCCGCCCTGCCCGGACGAGCGGCTTCTGTCCACGCCCTTCGACCAGGTCCGGTAGTAGGCAACGCCCGTCATGATCCAGAGGCCCGCGGCTCCAACGATGAGCTGAGCCGGGATTCCCTCCGATCCAAAATCAAGCAGGAAATGCGCGATGAACGAAAGGAAGAGACCGACGCAGAACACGGGCAAGGATTGCTGGCCACATCGAATCAACGGCTGCAGGAAAGGAGACTTCAGTCCCGGCCAATCGATCGGAACGAGCGAGACGACGATGAGCACCAGGCTCGCCAGATGAACGACCCGATAGGGGCTGAGATTGGTCTTGTCGTTCGGTACGAAGACGGCGACGAGTCCCTCGGGGAGGTAGCCCCTGAGCTCGGGAATTCGCTCGGCCAGTGTCATCACAAGCGCGAAGAGCAGAAAGCCGCCGCTCATGACAAGGAGCGTGCGGGACGACAGCAGCCAGCGACTTGCGGTCGCCCCTCCCAATGCCAGCCAGGCCCCGAATACGAAGAGCAGTTGCCAGGTAAACGGATTGAAATACCAGACCCCGGCCGGATAGGCGGGCAAGTTCCAGCCGTAATGGCGGGCGGCCAGATAGAGACCGAACGAGCTGATCATCACCGCGTTCCGCCATCGCAACATGAACCAGAGCACGACGGGAAACGCAGCCATCAGCACGATGTAGAGCGGCAGGACGTCGAGATTGAGCGGCTTGAACTTGAGGACCAGGCCTTGCGAGAGCGTCTCGACGGGAAAGTCCATCAGCGGCGCGACGTTGAACTGATCCATCAGGTGAAGGTCGTCGAACCTGTGCGCGAGGTAATGCACGGCGGTGAGATAGACGAAGAACAGCAGAAGGTGGGCGACATAGAGCTGCCATACTCGCCGCAGCAGCCGGGTTGCCCCGATGACGAAGCCACGCTCCATCATCATGGTGCCGAACACGAACGTCGCGGTGTAGCCGGAGATCAACACGAACAGATCGGCGCCGTCGCTGAAGCCGTAATTGCGCGTCGTGAACCAGACCAGCACCGAATTCGGAATGTGTCCGAGGAAGATCAGCCAGTTCGCCAGACCGCGAAACAAATCCAGCCGGACATCGCGCCGGGGCTTGGCCAGCACCGATCTGATCGTGATCGTCTCCCAGAGCCGGCGGCGCAGCAGAAATGCAACTTGCAGCGGCCGACCGGCCACCTGGATCGTCTCGTCAATCAAGAGCGTGCTTCCCATTCTCGCGCGATGTTTGCGGATCGCAACCGCGCCGCGATGCTCTATCCACTCGCGAGCCGGCACGCTAGGTCGCGTCGTTGATGCCCTTTTGACGGACATCAAACTCGAGCGATGCACCGGCCAAATCTTTTTTTCGCGCGGTCTTGTAATGAGTTGAGACGCCTCTCGTCCTCAAGTCATTCGATCGACATCGGCTTCTTTCCAGCACCGCCTCTTACCGGCACTGCAAGTGATCGAGGGCACGACATGAAGCCATCGAATTCGCGAGATCGATGCAATTTTTTTCTGTAAGAAGATCGATGCTTCCCGTCGCCTGCTGCAACTCGACGATCCACGCATCGGCGCACGCAAGTGCGCGCGTCGACATTTGATTTTGCTCAACCTAGACAATCGCGCTCCGGGTTTGGTTGCCTCTCAGTCAAGCCACCGGGACTTGATTGACACCAACTCGACAAGTTCAAACAGGAGAAACCAGAATGAGTCACCGCAAGCTGATCGTCGCTGCCGCGATCATGTCGCTCGTCGCGTTGCCCGCCTTGGCGCAGACGAGCACGACCAACACCACCGATGAGAAGAACGGCCACCACTATTCGGGCGGGCCCAAGACCGAGGTCCCGCACCACATGGGCAAGAAAGAGAGCGATGGCGGATCGACCAGCGGATCGGGCGGCAGCCACCATTACGGCGGCGGACCGAAGACGGAAGTCCCGCATCACATGGGCCCGAAGAAGGAGCAATGACGATCGCGCTGTGATCTCGCGGCTTGCGAGCCGCGGGATCACCGCGAGCCCTATGTCCTAAGCTCGCAATTGATCAGACCCGTCGACTGAGATTTGAACTGATTGTAAGACGAGGTCCGTTCAACTCGTTCCAGGAAAGAGCGCAAGATGGCTCAGATTTCCGGATATGTCGTGGTCACAGTTACCGGCTTGTCATCGGCCGGCACCGTCGCTGCGCCGGGCCTCAAGGTTGGAGATCGTGTCATCCAGGCCTCGTCACCCTCCCTCAATGGCAACGTGAACATCATCGAGGCCGTCGTTACGGTCGATGATCAATTGCAACAATTCACCGCTTTCGGTGCTTCGACAGCGGTCACATTCGAAATCCTGGCGCTCCGCCTTTGACACGCCAGCCTCAAAACGAATTCGCCCGGGAGCGGTCATCCGCTCCCGGGCGATTATCTGGACGTCGCAGGATTTAGTTCGGCACCGCAGCCTTCGGCGCGGGCTTGGCCGCGACCGCATTCGCGGTGACGCCATGCAGGAAGTCGTAGGCCGCGTGCAGGGCCTTGTCGTCCTCCTCTTTCGGCGGGACGTAGGACTGCGATCCGGTCTGCTCGGTGCCGTCGGCAGCCTGCAGGTGGCCGCGCATCTGGGACTCCGCCATGGTATCCATCCGGCCCTTCAGCTCGGGCGGCACGTCCTGGAGGATCTCGATGTCGGGCGCAATGCCCTGGGCCTGGATCGAGCGGCCGGACGGCGTGTAGTAGCGCGCCGTGGTCAGCGCCAGCGCGCCATTGCCGGCGCCGAGCGGAATGATGGTCTGCACCGAGCCCTTGCCGAACGAGCGCGTGCCGATGATCGTGGCACGCTTGTGGTCATGCAGCGCGCCGGCGACGATCTCCGAGGCCGAAGCCGAGCCGCCATTGACCAGAACCACCAGCGGCTTGCCCTTGGTGAGGTCGCCACCATGCGCGGTGAAGCGCTGGGTTTCCTCCGGATTGCGGCCGCGGGTCGAGACCACCTCGCCGCGCTGAAGGAACGCGCTCGACACCGACACGGCCTGGTCGAGCAAGCCGCCCGGATTGTTGCGCAGGTCCATCACATAGCCCGCGAGCTTCTCCTGCGGGATCTCCCTGGAGATCGCCGCGATCGCCTTCTTCAGGCCGTCGGTGGTCTGCTCGTTGAACGATGTGACGCGGATATAGCCGATGTCGCCATTCTCGACGTGGAAGCGAACCGGCCGCACATGGATGATCTCGCGGGTGATCGCGATGTCAAGCGGGGCGTCGGCGCCCTTGCGCACGATGGTGAGCTTGGTCTTGGTGTCGACCGGGCCCTTCATCTTGTTGACGGCCTGCTCGAGCGTCATGCCCTGCACGGCATCGCCATCGATCTTGCTGATGAGATCGCCGGACATGATGCCGGCCTTGGACGCCGGCGTGTCGTCGATCGGCGAGACGACCTTGACCAGGCCCTCCTCCATCGTGACCTCGATGCCGAGCCCGCCGAACTCGCCGGAGGTGGTCTCCTGCATCTCGGTCCAGGCCTTGTCGTTCATGTAGCGCGAATGCGGATCGAGCGAGGTCACCATGCCGGTGATCGCGCCTTCGATCAGCTTGGCGTTGTCGGGCTTCTCGACATAGCTCGCCTTCACGCGCTCGAAGACTTCGCCGAACAAGTTGAGCTGTGAATAGGCATCATCCGCGCCCGCTGCCGCCCGTGCCGCCCATACTCCGCCGTGCGGACTGGCTACCAGAAGGGTCAAACACGCTCCGGTGAGCGCGCCCAGGGGGAACAGCAGGGTTTTCCGCATGGATAGGCTGGCCTTTTTGCTTGGCGGTTCTCTTGGGCTTGGGAGGCGCCATGCAAATGGCGATCCAGCCCGCTTCTCACAATACCATTCTGGTTTCTTCAAGGCCGGGACGCCGCGCCGGCGGGTACACCGTAAAAATCCCTTCGCCCGGACCTAAACTTTTGGCAACGTTCCGAAACCGTTTCATGCAAAGCAGGAATCGGTCGATCGACCCGCGCCTCGCAGCTATGCGATTTTAGGATGGTTTTGGAGAGCCGGACGGGTTAGGCGATGAAACAAGGCTTCAAATTCTCGGGAGGATAATAATGAACGAAAAACCCCGCATCCAGCCGGAAAGGAACGTCGAACTCGGCGCCAGCAGCGAGCCGTTCCAGAATCTGCACGAATTCATCCGCAAAGCACGCGCCAACCTCAACCAGAATGCCTGGGACTATATCGTCGGCGCCGCCGAGACCGAGACCACGATGCGCCGCAACCGGATGGCGCTGGACGAGATCGCTTTTCGCCCGCGCGTGCTGCGCGACGTGCGCAAGGTCGATGGCTCCGTCGAGCAGTTCGGCCGCAGGATGCGCCTGCCGGTGGTGCTCGCCCCTGTCGGCGCGCTCGAGATCTTCGATCCGGATGGCGCCGCGAGCGTCGCGCGCGCCGCCGGCACCTTTGGGGCGGCGCACATGCTGAGCTCGGTGTCCGAGCCTGGCCTGGAGAAGACCGCCGCAGCCGCCCCCGACGCGCTGCGTCTCTACCAGCTCTACGTGCGCGGCGACGACGCCTTCGTCGCCGATGTCGTCAGCCGGGCCGAAAAGCACGCCTACGCCGCCTTCTGCCTGACCGTCGACACCGCCCATTACAGCCGTCGCGAACGTGACATCGCCAAGCGCTACGTTCGCGAGAGCCGCCTGCGCGCCACCGGCGGCGATTTCCAGAAAGGCCTGGAATGGCGGACCGTGAAGATGATCAAGGACAAGTTCAAGATTCCGCTGATCCTGAAAGGTATCGCCACCGCCGAGGACGCCCTGATCGCGCTCGATCACGGCGTCGAATGGATCTACGTCTCCAACCATGGCGGCCGCCAGCTCGATCACGGCCGCGGCGCCATGCATGTGCTGCCTGAGATCGTCGAGGCCGTGAAGGGCCGCGCCAAGATCATGGTCGATGGCGGCTTCGGCCGCGGCACCGACATCGTCAAGGCGATCGCGGCGGGCGCCGACCTCGTCGGCATCGGCCGGTTGCAATGCTGGGCGCTGGCGGCGGCCGGCGAAGCCGGCGTGACGCGGATGCTGGAGCTTCTGGAGGACGAGGTGCTGCGCTGCCTCGGCCTGTTGGGCGCCACCTCGTTCGCCGAGGTCAACAAGTCCTGCCTGCATCCGGCCACCGCGACGAACACGCCGAGCGTGTTCAGCGCGTTCCCGCTGTTCGACCACGAACCTTACCGGTACTGATCCGAAAGGACGCAATGACCTCGCTCTCTCCCGGCAGCGCGGATGCGCTTCTGTTCGACCTCGGGCGCGTCGTGCTCGACATCGATTTCTCCAAGGCGATCGCCTGCTGGGCGGGACACGCCGGCTGCAAGCCGGAGGCGATCATTGCCCGCTATGTGCGCGACAGCGAGGCGTATCGGCTGCACGAGGTCGGCAAGATCAGCGACGAGGAGTATTTCGCCTCGCTACGCGCCTCGCTCGGGATCGGCATCTCGGATGCGCAATTCCTCGAGGGCTGGAACGCGATCTTCGCGGGTGAGATGCCCGATGTCGCGGAGCTGTTGCCGCGTGCGGCGAAGCAGATGCCGCTCTACGCCTTCTCCAACACCAACCGGCCGCATGTCGACCATTTCTCGAAGGAATACGCCGACCTGCTCGGCCATTTCCGCGAGCTGTACCTGTCGTCCAGCATCGGCCTGCGCAAGCCGGACGCGGCGGCGTTCGACCATGTCGTGGCGGCCATCGGTGTGCCCGCCAGGCGCATCGTGTTCTTCGACGACCTCGCCGAAAACGTCGAGGGAGCGCGGGCGCGCGGATTGACCGCGGTGCATGTGACCTCGCCCCGCGATGTCGGCGACGCGCTCGAGGCGCTGGGAATCTGATCGAGACGCATCGGCCGGCGGGTGAAACCGGGGAGCTCCCGGAACCGATCTGGCCGAGATGAGGAACCAAATCGCTTTGTACATTTTTATACAGAGTTCCGGGAACGGAATGCCCGCTTCCGGACTCTTGAGTCCGTTGGGACTTCTACAGACGGACGTATCATCGTGTTGGGCAAGACCTACCTCACCAAACAAGCCTCTCTTCTGCTCGAATTCGCCAGAACGACTTCGGATTCTGACCTCTCCGCCAAGCTGATCAGCAAGGCCGCCGACCTGAAATCCCAGGCCGATCCGCTGCCCGACAAGGATCAAGGCCCCAAGCCCCCTGACGTGGCTCCCGACGTGGCGCCGGACCTCCGTCCGGACCGCCAGACCGGTCGTTGACCGATGCTGGCCGTGGCTCCCGTCATTGTCGTCCTTGCCATGGCCACGCTCGTTCCCGTCTTTCTCGTCCGTCAGATCATGCCGCGGCAGAGCTGACGGTCCCTCATGACTGGACGGATCAAGCAGGATAAATCCTGATCCGGTCCCATTTTGCTTCATCGCCCGCGCTCGGCTAGAACTCTTGCCGCCCATTCGTCCAGACTTTCCGAGCAGGAGTTTCGCCGTGGCCTTGATGCCGGTTTCTGACGCGCTCGCCGCGGTGCTGGCCGGCGCGGAGCCGCTGCCTGAAGAGATGATTCCCCTCGACGAGGCCTACCACCGCGTGCTCGCGCGCGACGTCGCGGCGCGGCGTACCCAGCCGCCCGAGGCGATGTCGGCCATGGACGGCTACGCCGTGCGCGCAGCCGATGCGGCCAGGGTCGACGCGCAGCTCACCATGATCGGCGAGGTCGCGGCGGGCCGGCCGTTCGCGGGAGCGGTCAGCGCCGGCGAAGCGGTGCGAATCTTCACCGGCGGCGTCGTTCCCGCCGGAGCGGACGCGGTCGTGATCCAGGAGGATACGGTCGCCGAGGGCAAGCGCATCACAATCAAGGAAGCCGCTATCGCCGGTCGGCACATCCGGCCCGCCGGCGTCGACTTCCGCGAGGGCGACGTGCTCCTGCGCAAGGGAACCCGGCTCACCGAGCGCGACCTCGCGCTCGCCGCCGGGATGAACCATCCAGACCTGCCCATCCGCCGCCGTCCGAAGGTCGCGATCCTCGCCACCGGCGACGAGCTGGTGATGCCGGGCACCACGCCGGGCCCCGGCCAGATCGTCTATTCCAACGGCTATGCCCTGCACGCCCTCGCCCGCCAGGAGGGCGCAGATACCATCGACCTCGGCGTTGCCGCCGATACGCTGGAGGCCACCACAGCCGGCATCCGCCGTGCCCGAGAGAGCGGCGCCGACATCCTGATCACGATCGGCGGCGCCTCGGTCGGCGACCACGATCTGGTCCAGCAGGCGCTGAAGGCCGAAGGCATTGCGATGGCGTTCTGGAAGATCGCGATGCGGCCGGGCAAGCCGATGATGCACGGCCGGCTAGGGGCGATGGGGGTGATCGGCCTGCCCGGCAATCCCGTGTCGTCCTATGTGTGCGGCTTCCTGTTCATGGTGCCGTTGATTCGCGCCCTGTCGGGCCGCGCCGTGATTCACCATCGTCGCGAGCGCGCCGTGCTCGGCCGCGATGTTGGCGCCAATGACCAGCGCGAGGACTATCTTCGTGCGCGCCTGGAGCGGCGCGACGACGGCATGCTTGTCGCCCTTCCCGTCAATCATCAGGATTCCTCGCTGCTTGCGAATCTCGCTGCGGCGCAGGCACTTCTCGTGCGCGCGCCGTTCGCGCCGAAGGCCGAGGCAGGCGCGCCTTGCGAGGTGCTGCGACTGCCCGCCTGAACGCACTGGTCCTGCGCGTTCCGCGAACTTTGTCGCGTTCACGGTAAATTAAGCAGTTGCGGAACACATATCGAACATATAGTGTCCGTTCATGATTTGTTTCGAGCATCTGGCGGCTCGCCGCTGAATTCACCGTCTCGGAATCGAACGACATCAACCGGGGGATTTGGTCGAGATGTTAACGCGCAAACAATACGAGCTTCTGCGATTCATCAGCGAGCGTTTGAAGGAAAGCGGTGTGCCGCCCTCCTTCGACGAGATGAAGGACGCGCTCGACCTGCGCTCGAAGTCGGGCATCCATCGCCTGATCACCGCACTGGAGGAGCGCGGCTTCATCCGGCGCCTGCCCAACCGGGCCCGCGCGATCGAGGTGATCAAGCTGCCCGAGCTGCAGGCCGCCGCTGGCAACCGCCGTGGCTTCACGCCGAGCGTCATCGAGGGCAATCTCGGCAAGGTGCGAGCGAGCTCCAGCGCGGACGAGGGCGAACGCCCCGTTGCGGTGCCGGTGATGGGCCGCATCGCGGCCGGCACGCCGATCGAAGCGTTGCAGACCCGCAGCCACACCATCAGCGTACCGCCCGACATGCTCGGCTCGGGCGAGCACTACGCGCTCGAAGTGCGCGGCGACTCGATGGTCGAAGCCGGCATCCTCGACGGCGACATGGCGCTGATCCAGCGCAATGAGAGCGCCGACACCGGCGACATCGTGGTGGCGCTGATCGACGACGAGGAAGCGACGCTGAAGCGCTTCCGCCGCCGCGGCGCCTCGATCGCGCTCGAGCCCGCCAATGCGGCCTATGAGGTCCGCATCCTGCCGCCCAACCGGGTGAAGATTCAGGGCAAGCTGATCGGCCTGTACCGGAAGTACTGAGTGTGATCCGGACTGGAGGGCCGCGTTAGCGCAAAGTGCGCAGCGGTTTTCCCTCGCGACAAGCGCAGGACGCGCTTGCGCGGAGATCATGCTCAAGCAATCACCTAAAGCGCGCCCCGCCGGTTGGCGACCCGCGCGTTGACGATTGGAGCGGACGATTGTCCGCTCCGGCTGGATAGTCTTTCTGGTTTTGCTCAGATTATCCGG
Protein-coding regions in this window:
- a CDS encoding Spy/CpxP family protein refolding chaperone, whose amino-acid sequence is MQHAAAFDTSVRKSFRRVASIWPDPHLAALIAEIDEQTTIRIKPWRMTMNRPKKFVVSAAALAALVLGPGGLSSAVAATDLTRVAMMDDDKMSKMPAPSDSSGKMNTGQPSGQPQNMSGGQMNDDKMKMPPQGQMRDCQGAGCQDNSGMMQMMQMMEKMMRGQMSSSGSNGAMSGPADVTERLEGRIAFLKAELQISDKQVADWNNVADALRSSRQHLLDARKMLAMDDRLGSADRLEHYERHLSERLEALKAARVAFTRLYASLNESQKQTADTILLPLIASF
- a CDS encoding DUF1622 domain-containing protein is translated as MITSELVFTEDVQGVILHGLHWTASTIELLGVVVIVCGVVAATVWSLNEMRRGAPADAFRSYRANLGRGILLGLEFLIAADIIGMVAIVPSFDRLGILALIIVIRTFLSFSLQIEIEGRWPWRRHDREVSDAARSGL
- a CDS encoding OpgC domain-containing protein is translated as MIDETIQVAGRPLQVAFLLRRRLWETITIRSVLAKPRRDVRLDLFRGLANWLIFLGHIPNSVLVWFTTRNYGFSDGADLFVLISGYTATFVFGTMMMERGFVIGATRLLRRVWQLYVAHLLLFFVYLTAVHYLAHRFDDLHLMDQFNVAPLMDFPVETLSQGLVLKFKPLNLDVLPLYIVLMAAFPVVLWFMLRWRNAVMISSFGLYLAARHYGWNLPAYPAGVWYFNPFTWQLLFVFGAWLALGGATASRWLLSSRTLLVMSGGFLLFALVMTLAERIPELRGYLPEGLVAVFVPNDKTNLSPYRVVHLASLVLIVVSLVPIDWPGLKSPFLQPLIRCGQQSLPVFCVGLFLSFIAHFLLDFGSEGIPAQLIVGAAGLWIMTGVAYYRTWSKGVDRSRSSGQGGEAGE
- a CDS encoding S41 family peptidase, producing MRKTLLFPLGALTGACLTLLVASPHGGVWAARAAAGADDAYSQLNLFGEVFERVKASYVEKPDNAKLIEGAITGMVTSLDPHSRYMNDKAWTEMQETTSGEFGGLGIEVTMEEGLVKVVSPIDDTPASKAGIMSGDLISKIDGDAVQGMTLEQAVNKMKGPVDTKTKLTIVRKGADAPLDIAITREIIHVRPVRFHVENGDIGYIRVTSFNEQTTDGLKKAIAAISREIPQEKLAGYVMDLRNNPGGLLDQAVSVSSAFLQRGEVVSTRGRNPEETQRFTAHGGDLTKGKPLVVLVNGGSASASEIVAGALHDHKRATIIGTRSFGKGSVQTIIPLGAGNGALALTTARYYTPSGRSIQAQGIAPDIEILQDVPPELKGRMDTMAESQMRGHLQAADGTEQTGSQSYVPPKEEDDKALHAAYDFLHGVTANAVAAKPAPKAAVPN
- a CDS encoding alpha-hydroxy acid oxidase, producing MNEKPRIQPERNVELGASSEPFQNLHEFIRKARANLNQNAWDYIVGAAETETTMRRNRMALDEIAFRPRVLRDVRKVDGSVEQFGRRMRLPVVLAPVGALEIFDPDGAASVARAAGTFGAAHMLSSVSEPGLEKTAAAAPDALRLYQLYVRGDDAFVADVVSRAEKHAYAAFCLTVDTAHYSRRERDIAKRYVRESRLRATGGDFQKGLEWRTVKMIKDKFKIPLILKGIATAEDALIALDHGVEWIYVSNHGGRQLDHGRGAMHVLPEIVEAVKGRAKIMVDGGFGRGTDIVKAIAAGADLVGIGRLQCWALAAAGEAGVTRMLELLEDEVLRCLGLLGATSFAEVNKSCLHPATATNTPSVFSAFPLFDHEPYRY
- a CDS encoding HAD family hydrolase, with product MTSLSPGSADALLFDLGRVVLDIDFSKAIACWAGHAGCKPEAIIARYVRDSEAYRLHEVGKISDEEYFASLRASLGIGISDAQFLEGWNAIFAGEMPDVAELLPRAAKQMPLYAFSNTNRPHVDHFSKEYADLLGHFRELYLSSSIGLRKPDAAAFDHVVAAIGVPARRIVFFDDLAENVEGARARGLTAVHVTSPRDVGDALEALGI
- the glp gene encoding molybdopterin molybdotransferase MoeA, which produces MALMPVSDALAAVLAGAEPLPEEMIPLDEAYHRVLARDVAARRTQPPEAMSAMDGYAVRAADAARVDAQLTMIGEVAAGRPFAGAVSAGEAVRIFTGGVVPAGADAVVIQEDTVAEGKRITIKEAAIAGRHIRPAGVDFREGDVLLRKGTRLTERDLALAAGMNHPDLPIRRRPKVAILATGDELVMPGTTPGPGQIVYSNGYALHALARQEGADTIDLGVAADTLEATTAGIRRARESGADILITIGGASVGDHDLVQQALKAEGIAMAFWKIAMRPGKPMMHGRLGAMGVIGLPGNPVSSYVCGFLFMVPLIRALSGRAVIHHRRERAVLGRDVGANDQREDYLRARLERRDDGMLVALPVNHQDSSLLANLAAAQALLVRAPFAPKAEAGAPCEVLRLPA
- the lexA gene encoding transcriptional repressor LexA, translated to MLTRKQYELLRFISERLKESGVPPSFDEMKDALDLRSKSGIHRLITALEERGFIRRLPNRARAIEVIKLPELQAAAGNRRGFTPSVIEGNLGKVRASSSADEGERPVAVPVMGRIAAGTPIEALQTRSHTISVPPDMLGSGEHYALEVRGDSMVEAGILDGDMALIQRNESADTGDIVVALIDDEEATLKRFRRRGASIALEPANAAYEVRILPPNRVKIQGKLIGLYRKY